The window TCCGGGGCAAGCCGCTCGAACATTGGCCGAGTACACGCCGCAGTATTTGGAGCTTTTCAGCCATCTGGCCGTGAAGTTCGACACCAATATCATCGGTGGTTCTCACTTTGTGGTCGAAGATGAAAAGCTTTACAACGTCGCATTCTTGTTCCATCGTGACGGCGGGATCGACAAACAGTACAAGCTGCACATCACGCCGAGCGAACGAAAATGGTGGGGCGTTGCCGGTGGGCCTGGGATCGAAGTCATTCAAACCGATTGCGGACCGATCTGCATCCAGGTCTGTTATGACATTGAATTCCCTGAGCTTTCGCGTCTCGCGGTCGAGAAGGGGGCCCAAATCATATTTGTCCCGTTCAACACCGATAATCGGCATGGCTACATGCGTGTTCGCACCTGCGCGGCCGCCCGTTGCGTGGAGAATCATGTGTATGTCGCGATTGCCGGTTGCACGGGCAATTTGCCGTTCTGCGAGAACGCAGACATTCACTACGCACAGTCGGCTGTGCTTACACCTTTGGATGTAACGTTCGCCCGCGAAGGGATCGGAGCAGAGGCCAACCCAAACATTGAGACGGTTGTGATCTACGATGTCGATCTAGAATTGCTACGTCGACATCGGGAACAAGGCAGTGTCCAAAACTGGAACGATCGACGTTTGGATCTCTATCGTTTGACTGAAACGAGAGCCGCATCGGGTGAGTCGCGGAGCTGAGCTTTTGCGATGCGGGCCGCTCGCGCAGCTGGCTGTTCAATCACCACCAAGTGACACCGCTGTCTATGCAAAAAGAGCGTGTGCGAAAATTGTCGCACACGCTCCTGATCGTTTGTTCTGAGTGATTCACGTTGCCTGGACGATGACCACCTCGATGTCGTTGCCTTTAGTAGAGCAGCAGTTCAAAACCGGCTCTCAGCACCACCGCGTCGTCGAAGCCCATGTTGGCTCCATCCCAGGTTGCGTAGTCACTGAAGTAGTCCAGGCCGAAAACGGTGCGGCCAGGGATTCCGCAGACAGTGATGTCATGTTTGACGTCGAACCCGAACGTCGTGGTGAACTTGTTGTTCGTTCCGGTGGTCACACCATCATTGCCAACATATTTGCCGTCGAGGTCATACAGTCCCAAACGCAGGTCCACCCAAACTGGACGACGCCCGAACGCGGTTTCCCAGCCGGCGACGACCAGTGCACCACGATAGGAGTTGTCCAGTTCGTTGTCGCCAATCTCTTGTTTCCATTCCATTTGGCTGTAACCGGTACCGGCGGACAGATCGTGAACGCCGAACGTCCATGTGTCCCGCATGATCGCGTCGAAGCCGTACATCTCGGTGTTGTCAGAGACGGCGTACGTGAAGTTTCCTTCAACGCTGGTTCGATATCCATCAAAGCGATGGTGACCGCGAATGTCGGTTAGAAAGCCAACGGAATCTCCCGAGTCGCCTTGGTAGGTGGGCAACAATGGAGCCCAAATCGCTTTGCGACTGGTCAGTTCGGTACCGTCGACTGCCTGGGCAGAGGATGCCGACCAGGTCACCGATGCGAAGCCAAGCACGGCCACCGCAATCTTCAGAATGGAATCAAATCGTCGTTTTGTCATCGCGTCGCTCAGGTTGGCATTGGGAGGATGCACAGGAACGAACATGCCTTGGCTTGTCCGAATGACGCGAGGACCGCCTCACGCGTCTGTCTGAGTTGACTTCGGCTGGGATCCAGTGGGCTCGACCAGAAAGTTAGAAGATTGGTCTCAAGTCCCGGAGCAAAGCCGACGCGTGACCCGTTTGTCGAAATCACAACGACTGATGCAGTTTTCCTCAAGTCGCAGAAACGATGACAGCCGTTGCCGAACCGTGTGAGGTGTGAGACAGCGCGATGACGTAAGGTTGCTTGAGTGGCGCAGATTCCTGAACAACATTCAGCGTCTCTGGACAATCCGCCGCGTGGGCGACAGGCGGTGCTGTGCCTCGCTGAGCCGCAACGACCGCGGCGGTTAGCCCCAACATTCCCGTCGCTGCGCCCGTATGGCCCAGTAACCCAATCGGCAAAGTCAACGGAACACCCGGCAAAGCTTTCGCAATCGCTCTGGCTTCTTGAGCGTCAATGACCGGGTCGCCCATACCGTGCCCCACCACCAATCCAATGTCATCGGAGCTCAATCCAGCATCAGACAATGCGCCCGCGATGGCCGCCTCGATTGCGGCGGCTGATCCCCGCCCAGCGTTCTCTTCGGACGAACTGGTGAATCGTCCCTCCGCGAATGCGGCGGACGGCACGAACCGCGACGCCATTCCCACGACTTTCGCGATTGGCGTACGTTTTCCTTGTTCAGCGGATTCGACGGTTTCCAAAATCACGCAAGCCGCGCCTTCGCCTCGCACGATTCCTTTGGCGTCTTTCGCATGAGGTCGGCTGCTACGCTCAACGGATGCCGACGCACCGGTCAGTGGTTGATCTTCGGTGAACATGGTTCGAGTCGTATTCATTCGCGAACCCGCTGCAGCAGCGACCATGATGTCCGCGATTCCGCGTCGCAGATAGCCGCATGCTTCCAACACCGCATTGGGACCGGACACATCGCCGACGGTCAACGTGTTGTTGGGGCCGTGTGAATTGACTGCAATTCCAACGTGACACGCCGGCATGTTGGGTAGGTACTTCAGCATCCACAGCGGCGTGATCGAACGCATCGCCGCGTTGCCGAATTTTGATCGATCGATTTCGTTCTCTTCGGTTTTGCAAGCGGCAAAAGCATCCGCCAATTCTTCCGGATCGCCATACAACATTTCGCTGCCGAAGACGGTTCCGATCCGATCCACTACGATGCGCCCGGATACCTTGGCTTGGTCTGCAGGTTCGGCAGGCAACAACGAGGACAGTCCAGCATCCTCGATCGCCATTTGCGAGGCCGCGAAAGATGTTTGGATTTCGCGACACATCACCTTCAGAGCTTTTCGCGGTTTTACGAACAGCTTTGGATCAAAGTCCGTGATCGGCGCACCGATTTCCACCGGTGACTCTTGCTCCGTGTCGCCGGAGGATCCCTGAACAAACTTGTATCGCGCCGTCGCATTTCGATCGCCGACGGTGGAGTCGACCAGTTCGATGACGCCGCTGTCCCCGTTGAGCAGAGATTCCGTGAAGGCTTCTCGCCCCAAACCGATTGATGAGACCACGCCGACGCCGGTGATCACGATGTCACTGCGGTTCATGAAAGAAATCGGTCAAAACAAGAGAAACGGGACAAGCGGGTGGCAGCAGTATGATCCGAGCGATGGAGTGAAACCAGACCGTGCCTGTCAATCTAGGTCGACAAAGTCGATTGGTGCATCAATGTCTGGATGCAAACTTTGATGAACGGGGCACTTCCGCGCCGCAGCGACCAGTCGATCTCGCATCTCAGGTTGCAAATCCAACCCAGAGGGGAAGGAGACCTTCGTTTTCAAGCTCGCGATTCGCCGAACGGGGGTGCTGGCCATTTCCTTTTCGACGCGAATGGTGGTCCCACTCAAGTCCAGGTCGTGTCGATCAGCTACCAATCCCATGATTGTCATCACGCAGGTTCCCAGAGCGGTCGCCACCAGATCGGACGGCGAAAACGAGGACCCTCGACCGCCGTTGTCAGTTGGGGCGTCGGTGACCAATTTGGTGCCGCTCGGCCCGTGAGTCGCTTCGCAATGAAGTTGACCTTGGTAGACCGCAGTGATCTCGACTGACATACGTCACTTTCGAATGAAAAGGGGCAATCGTGGACAATCACCTGTGCTGGTTGTCCAACAAAAAAACGCGGACGGAATCAGAGTTCCGCCCGCGAGTTTGGTGATTGTCAATCAGTTGATCAACCGTACTAGAAGCTCGTTGCGGCTTCAGAATCAACGACATCAGATTCAGATTCGCCGTGACCGTGTCCTTCGATCGGGACCGCCTTTCCGAGTTCTTCATCGAATCGGAGGACTTTGTATCCGCCGATGCTTCGGAAGTAGATCAACAGCCCCAAGAATCCGATGGCCATCATTCCAGGAATGTAGGCTGTCAAAGTCAAAGCCCGGCGGCCGCCGAACAGATACGACGCCTGTACTGCGGGGACATCGGTCGCGGCGTTCGCAATCAACGCTGGCTTTTCTTCTTCTGGGATCAGCTTCGCTTCTTCGATTGCGGCGGTCTCGACGGTTCCTGAGTCAACCTCGATGCCATTGGCAGCATTGAGTTTCGCGGCATCGAGCGGCGTGTACTCGTAACCCCAACTCGAAGTCGGCTCGGAGCCTTCGTATCGAGCGTAGGTTTCCGGGGCGGATTCCTCCAAGTGCTGGGATAGCTCGTATCCTTGCTGAGCACCGATACGTGGCCCAGCGATTTGTCCGACGCAAATCATTCCGACGGCTCCCAACGCCCCCATGGCGACCGAACCGCTTTGCGGATAGCGCTCACCGGCAACGCCCAACATGGTTGGCCACAAGAACGCTTTGCCAAAGGAGTAGAACGTTGCGGCCACGAAAATCATGGCAACGCTTTGGATTGGTGATCCCAACCAAAGCAGCCCTAAGCAAGAGATCACCGAACTACCAAGCAACAATCCAATTGGATTGACGCGATGGACAATTGGTCCTGCAAAGAAACGAAGCACAAACATCAAGAATGATGTGTAGACCAGAATGATGATCGAGTTTGGAAGCAAGTTTTCCATCAACTTCGTCATCCAAGAGTCAACACCCAACTCCATGTAACCGATCAAACCGTGCAACACGATCAGGACCAAGAATGGGATCGATGCGAAGCAGGAAAAAATAGTTGCAAACGAGCCGGCTGTTTCGCCAACGGTCTCTGGGAACTTCTCAGGCAGTGCCATGACGCCGTAAGCGATTACAACAATCGAGAAACTGGCCAATCCGTATTGCCAAGGCAGTTCGGTGATCCAGGCATTCTCGCCGATAAAACAGGCAGCGAAGATGCCGCCAAGGATCATTCCGGCAGGCCAACCCGCGTGCAGAATGTTCAAGTAGTGAGTCTTGTTCTCAGGGTACAGCTGAGCGATCAACGGATTGATCACCGCCTCGTAGAGCCCCTGACAGATTGAAAAGACAAACGCACTCCAAAAGAGCACGGAGAACACATTGCTCGTCGCATTCTCAGGATCTGTTTCTTGCCATCCTGCGAACAAGGGGTTGGCAGCGAACAACATTCCGGCACTCACCAAGTGAAGCAGAAAAGCGATCGTCAAGAGTTTTTTGTAGCCAAACTTCTCGACCAAAATACCGCCGAAGAAGATCATCAGACCGAAGCCTAAGAACCCTGCGCCAAGGATGGCACCAAATTCGCCACCACCAAGGTTGAATTCACGTTCCCATGGTCCACCCGCGGCGGTCCGAGTTGCAAAACCAATTCCAGAGGCAACTAGCGTTAAAAAGCTAGCGACCATCAATTTTCCGCGAGCGTATTCCATAGGGATCTCCGGCAACCGAATTTGTCAGCGAACCATGCGAGCGGCTTTGAGATCCGACTAGGTTGAATGCCGGTGGTGAAGTTCAAGCTGAATGAGCTTGCCAACTCGACTGAATCTTTCAGCAGAGCTGGACCAAACGGGGCAAAGTAGCGTTCGCGGAGCTGACGAATCGTGCGTAGGGTGAGAGAAAGGGACAACAGGTAGGCAAGATAACGCCGCAGATGCTGGCATTTTCGAGTCCCTTCGTCAAGAATACCGGCGACGTTTCCGTCTCTGTGACCAAAGTAATTCGATCGGGAACGCCTTGCTACCGTCATGTTCACCCTATCTCGCCAACCAATTGCCTCGTCTGGCGAGTCGAATTGGGTGTTCAAGTGAAAGATCAAAGGAAGGCGGTGCATGAGTCCGCGTTAGGCTTATTGCGAATGAATGCCCCGGATTCGACCTGAGGTCTATATGCTCGTGGCCCGACGGGAATTCATCGTCGACCGACAGCGCTGCGGATTGAAGTGTTCTCTCAGCACTTGGCTGAATTCTCCACCGTTCATGCGTGGCTGGTTGCCCGCAATCCTTCGTCTTCGCCATCAGACACTTTGCCAGCTTCCCGAATGATTGTCGCAACCACTTGCCACCGAATTGTTGCACACATCGTTTCAATCGACACAAGCAGAACGTTTTAACAAGCGGTGTTTTTTGGGGTTGGAATTGGTCGAAACCATTTGTGATCAACTCCCGACCGATCTCTCCCCGCGTCGTTGTTGGCATCACAATTTGAATGGCGGTCCCGTCGTTTGATTCCACGTGCTCCGTTCGTTGGCTCCTCCCATTGCCGCTGAACGCCACTGAACACGTGTTGGATCGAGACGAAATCGTCGCGGTGATGCATCGACTCGTGATTTGTCGGAACCACCTCCCTTTCCCGACCGGATCGCCACCGATGACTTTCTCCGAATCTCTTGAGCAGGACGAACTCACGCTGCTGAAAAAGAGTCGACGCAAAACGCCGACCCGCCGAAGTGAAGCGGCTCAGTCGCCTTTGGAAACTTACCTCCGCGAAATCAACGAAACTCCGTTGTTGTCCGCCGAGGAAGAGCTTGAACTCGCCGCCAGGATCGCCCAAGGCGATGTGATGGCTCGCGACCAAATGGTTCGAGCGAACCTGCGGTTGGTCGTGAACATCTCGCGGGGCTACACCGGCAAAGGGCTCGGACTGCAAGACCTGATCGAAGAAGGCAACCTGGGCTTGCTGCGGGCAGTCGAAGGTTTCGATCCGATTCACGGCACTCGGTTCAGCACCTATGCAAGTTACTGGATCAAGCAATCCATCAAACGAGCGTTGATCAATTCAGCCAAAACCATTCGTATCCCCGCGTACATGGTTGAGTTGTTGAGCAAGTGGCGTCGAGCGACCGCACGGTTGAACGAAGAGCTGGGCCGAACGCCGACCAACGAAGAAGTCGCCCGGGTGTTGGGACTGCCCAAAAAGAAATTGCCGATCATTCGCAAGGCAATCAAGATCAACAACTCGACGCCGCAAAGCGACCAAACCGAAGCAGGTTGGTCGTTGGGTGACATGGTGCAGGATGAGCGATTGAAAGCACCTGATGAGGAGATGCTCGATCACGACATCCTCAAACATGCGATGAGTCTGTTGGGCGATCTGGAAGAACGCGAATCGACAGTTTTGAAGCTGCGATTCGGGCTGGGCGGTGTCGAGCCGATGACGCTGAAGGAAATCGGCGCGGAGCTCGGATTGACTCGGGAACGTGTGCGTCAGATCGAAACCGAAGCACTGCGTCGCTTGGCAGACGGTCTGACCGATCCTCGGGAACGCGGGTACTGATCGACTCGCCGATGTTCGGTTCGACCGGCAATGTTGGAACGCTTTCCAGCGTACGAAACGAGATCACCTACACCGCATCACTCAGCAAAGAGTGAGCTACGCACTTCTTCATCGATGGATTTGCGTTGGCTCATGACGTCCGAGAAGGTGGGGGCGTCAAGGCTGTAGGTGACCGTTTCGGTGGTGGCGTCCACATGTGCGTTCCGAGGTTCCCCGGTCAACAACGCGGTTTCGCCGAAGTAGGCACCTTCGCCCAGTTGTGCCACTTCGCGAAAATCGTTGCCGCCAGGTTGGGTGGGC of the Rhodopirellula baltica SH 1 genome contains:
- a CDS encoding beta-ketoacyl-[acyl-carrier-protein] synthase family protein; protein product: MNRSDIVITGVGVVSSIGLGREAFTESLLNGDSGVIELVDSTVGDRNATARYKFVQGSSGDTEQESPVEIGAPITDFDPKLFVKPRKALKVMCREIQTSFAASQMAIEDAGLSSLLPAEPADQAKVSGRIVVDRIGTVFGSEMLYGDPEELADAFAACKTEENEIDRSKFGNAAMRSITPLWMLKYLPNMPACHVGIAVNSHGPNNTLTVGDVSGPNAVLEACGYLRRGIADIMVAAAAGSRMNTTRTMFTEDQPLTGASASVERSSRPHAKDAKGIVRGEGAACVILETVESAEQGKRTPIAKVVGMASRFVPSAAFAEGRFTSSSEENAGRGSAAAIEAAIAGALSDAGLSSDDIGLVVGHGMGDPVIDAQEARAIAKALPGVPLTLPIGLLGHTGAATGMLGLTAAVVAAQRGTAPPVAHAADCPETLNVVQESAPLKQPYVIALSHTSHGSATAVIVSAT
- a CDS encoding OsmC family protein, which produces MSVEITAVYQGQLHCEATHGPSGTKLVTDAPTDNGGRGSSFSPSDLVATALGTCVMTIMGLVADRHDLDLSGTTIRVEKEMASTPVRRIASLKTKVSFPSGLDLQPEMRDRLVAAARKCPVHQSLHPDIDAPIDFVDLD
- a CDS encoding MFS transporter — translated: MEYARGKLMVASFLTLVASGIGFATRTAAGGPWEREFNLGGGEFGAILGAGFLGFGLMIFFGGILVEKFGYKKLLTIAFLLHLVSAGMLFAANPLFAGWQETDPENATSNVFSVLFWSAFVFSICQGLYEAVINPLIAQLYPENKTHYLNILHAGWPAGMILGGIFAACFIGENAWITELPWQYGLASFSIVVIAYGVMALPEKFPETVGETAGSFATIFSCFASIPFLVLIVLHGLIGYMELGVDSWMTKLMENLLPNSIIILVYTSFLMFVLRFFAGPIVHRVNPIGLLLGSSVISCLGLLWLGSPIQSVAMIFVAATFYSFGKAFLWPTMLGVAGERYPQSGSVAMGALGAVGMICVGQIAGPRIGAQQGYELSQHLEESAPETYARYEGSEPTSSWGYEYTPLDAAKLNAANGIEVDSGTVETAAIEEAKLIPEEEKPALIANAATDVPAVQASYLFGGRRALTLTAYIPGMMAIGFLGLLIYFRSIGGYKVLRFDEELGKAVPIEGHGHGESESDVVDSEAATSF
- a CDS encoding sigma-70 family RNA polymerase sigma factor, with the translated sequence MLDRDEIVAVMHRLVICRNHLPFPTGSPPMTFSESLEQDELTLLKKSRRKTPTRRSEAAQSPLETYLREINETPLLSAEEELELAARIAQGDVMARDQMVRANLRLVVNISRGYTGKGLGLQDLIEEGNLGLLRAVEGFDPIHGTRFSTYASYWIKQSIKRALINSAKTIRIPAYMVELLSKWRRATARLNEELGRTPTNEEVARVLGLPKKKLPIIRKAIKINNSTPQSDQTEAGWSLGDMVQDERLKAPDEEMLDHDILKHAMSLLGDLEERESTVLKLRFGLGGVEPMTLKEIGAELGLTRERVRQIETEALRRLADGLTDPRERGY